The Argentina anserina chromosome 3, drPotAnse1.1, whole genome shotgun sequence genome includes a region encoding these proteins:
- the LOC126786545 gene encoding protein RETICULATA-RELATED 1, chloroplastic: MSLSSPPPHFHLPNAVVSHHSPDVIKLPLLSPQNPKPSSDPPPTLKLVSSRRLSRLPCLRSDSTSPVPPPHVDLTEHKIGGGGSDGGDSSGGGGDGGNEEDEEGKEFGPLLRLEEVMKETEAKGVELPLDMIEAAKTTGLRKEFLLRYLALQGSAWPLGWLMKYCSMLRNRMLADPSFLFKVGTEIVIDSCCATFAEVQKRGKDFWNEFELYAADLLVGIVVDIALVGMLAPYARIGKPSISHGLFGQLQQACAALPSSVFEAERPGCRFSMKQRVASFFYKGVLYGSVGFVCGIIGQGIANLIMNAKRSIKKSEEDVAVPPLVKSAVLWGVFLAISSNTRYQIVNGLEGLVEASPMAKRVPPIAMAFTIGVRFANNIYGGMQFVDWAKLSGVQ; the protein is encoded by the exons ATGTCACTTTCTTCCCCTCCACCTCATTTTCACCTCCCAAACGCCGTCGTTTCGCACCACTCCCCCGACGTCATCAAACTCCCCCTCCTCTCCccccaaaaccctaaaccctccTCCGACCCCCCACCGACTCTCAAGCTCGTCTCCTCCCGCCGCCTCTCCCGCCTCCCTTGCCTGAGATCCGACTCCACCTCCCCCGTTCCTCCGCCGCATGTCGACCTCACCGAGCACAAAatcggcggcggcggcagtGACGGGGGAGATTCCTCCGGCGGTGGAGGAGACGGCGGGAATGAGGAGGACGAGGAGGGGAAGGAGTTCGGGCCGTTGTTGAGGTTGGAGGAGGTGATGAAGGAGACTGAAGCTAAAGGAGTGGAGCTTCCTTTGGATATGATCGAGGCTGCCAAGACTACTGGCCTTCGTAAAGAGTTTCTGCTTCGCTATTTGGCTCTACAG GGCTCAGCTTGGCCGCTGGGATGGTTGATGAAGTACTGCTCTATGCTACGGAATCGAATGCTGGCTGATCCTTCGTTTTTGTTCAAAGTTGGGACTGAG ATAGTTATAGATTCTTGTTGCGCCACGTTTGCGGAAGTTCAGAAGAGGGGGAAGGACTTCTGGAATGAGTTTGAGTTGTATGCAGCGGATCTTTTGGTTGGGATTGTTGTTGACATTGCGTTAGTTGGTATGTTGGCGCCCTATGCTCGAATTGGTAAACCGTCGATATCACATGGTTTATTTGGGCAGTTACAACAGGCTTGTGCGGCTCTTCCTAGTAG TGTCTTTGAAGCTGAAAGGCCAGGATGTAGATTCTCAATGAAGCAGAGGGTAGCCTCATTCTTCTACAAG GGTGTGTTATATGGTTCAGTTGGCTTTGTATGTGGTATTATTGGACAAGGGATTGCTAATCTGATCATGAATGCCAAACG GAGCATAAAGAAGTCAGAAGAGGACGTAGCTGTGCCTCCTCTTGTGAAAAGTGCTGTTCTTTGGG GTGTATTTCTTGCTATCTCGTCCAACACTCGTTATCAGATTGTAAATGGGCTGGAAGGACTGGTTGAAGCATCGCCTATGGCAAAGCGTGTTCCGCCTATTGCAATGGCATTTACTATAGGTGTTCGATTTGCTAACAATATCTACGGTGGTATGCAATTTGTGGATTGGGCCAAGTTGAGTGGAGTGCAGTAG
- the LOC126785942 gene encoding UDP-D-apiose/UDP-D-xylose synthase 2, which translates to MVSTAARVDLDGKPIKPMTICMIGAGGFIGSHLCEKLMAETPHKVLALDVYNDKIKHLLEPSDGHPWSDRIQFHRLNIKHDSRLEGLIKTSDLTINLAAICTPADYNTRPLDTIYSNFIDALPVVKYCSENNKRLIHFSTCEVYGKTIGSFLPKDSPLRQDPAYYVLNENDSPCIFGSIEKQRWSYACAKQLIERLIYAEGAENGLEFTIVRPFNWIGPRMDFIPGIDGPSEGVPRVLACFSNNLLRREPLKLVDGGESQRTFVYIKDAIDAVMLMIENPARANSHIFNVGNPNNEVTVRQLGEMMTEVYAKVSGEPKLEQPTVDVSSREFYGVGYDDSDKRIPDMTIINRQLGWNPKTSLWDLLESTLTYQHRTYAEAIKKAISQPASTN; encoded by the exons atggTGTCCACGGCGGCGAGAGTAGATCTGGACGGGAAGCCGATAAAGCCGATGACGATATGCATGATCGGCGCCGGTGGCTTCATCGGGTCCCACCTCTGCGAGAAGCTGATGGCGGAGACGCCGCACAAGGTCCTAGCCTTGGACGTTTACAATGACAAGATCAAGCACCTGCTGGAGCCATCCGACGGTCATCCTTGGTCCGATCGCATCCAGTTCCACCGCCTCAACATCAAGCACGACTCCCGCCTTGAAGGCCTCATCAAGACCTCAGATCTG ACTATCAATCTGGCCGCGATCTGTACTCCGGCGGACTACAACACGCGCCCGCTGGACACTATTTACAGCAACTTCATCGATGCCTTGCCTGTG GTGAAGTACTGTTCTGAAAACAACAAGAGGCTGATTCACTTTTCGACTTGTGAAGTGTATGGGAAGACCATTGGAAGCTTTCTTCCTAAAGATAGCCCCCTTCGTCAG GATCCTGCATATTATGTGCTTAATGAAAATGATTCTCCTTGCATCTTTGGGTCTATCGAAAAGCAAAGATGGTCTTATGCCTGCGCAAAGCAATTGATTGAGAGGCTAATATATG CTGAGGGAGCAGAAAATGGTCTTGAGTTTACCATTGTGAGACCCTTTAACTGGATTGGACCTAGGATGGATTTCATTCCCGGCATTGATGGCCCAAGTGAGGGTGTTCCAAGAGTTCTAGCATGCTTTAGTAAT AATCTTCTTCGTCGCGAGCCACTCAAGCTGGTAGATGGTGGCGAATCCCAAAGAACATTCGTGTATATAAAGGATGCTATTGATGCTGTTATGTTGATGATT GAAAATCCTGCTAGGGCCAACAGTCACATATTCAATGTGGGCAACCCCAACAATGAAGTCACAGTTAGGCAGCTCGGTGAAATGATGACTGAG GTTTATGCCAAGGTGAGTGGTGAGCCAAAACTTGAGCAACCAACTGTTGATGTCAGCTCAAGGGAATTTTATGGAGTGGGATATGATGATAGTGATAAGAGAATTCCAGACATGACCATCATCAACAGGCAGCTTG GCTGGAATCCAAAGACTTCATTATGGGACTTGCTTGAATCAACCCTCACGTATCAGCACAGGACGTATGCCGAGGCTATTAAGAAGGCCATTTCCCAACCAGCTTCCACAAACTAA
- the LOC126786598 gene encoding BTB/POZ domain-containing protein At3g44820, which yields MPPAGKVSEFFRKGNDWFCKAGLPSDITVVVDGVSFHLHKFPLISKCGKIARVYEESERKHEKIFSTVLEDFPGGPDVFLIAAKFCYGMRVELTSRNIVMVYCAADYLEMIDEFGDENLLSRSESFFYKHILHNWKDCILALQSSEPVFQRAEKLRIINRCVNALSVMVCTDPSLFGWPMMMYGSLQSPGGSILWNGINTGARIRSSESDWWFEDISYLSVSLFERLIKAMEMKGIRPENIVGAVMHYTRKYLPGLGRWLGGQHGIPRTVTSFSFAPIALDQRVVLESIEKLLPQKKGKSFCRFLLGLLRVALILGVSQTCKDSLEKRIGRQLEFATLDGLLIPTYSDAETLYDTDTVQRIIQHFMSSELKVTPFSPASVELEISPSSEPLRLVAKQIDSYIAEVASDVTLKPGKIRSLAEALPESSRTLHDGLYRSLDIYFKAHPWLSDKEKEELCNIIDFQKLSIDAYAHASQNDRLPLRVVLQVLFFEQMHLRTALAGHLNVLETESAPAGPAIAQGDMAGQIIQRDGWVNMVRENRVLKVDMDKMRSRVGELEQEFSKIKQEMKKVTKSHSSISSPHVVARRIGCNLLSRPSDAKLDTIGSTGPSPRASVEQGRFSCHSRHNKSFSLF from the exons ATGCCTCCTGCTGGGAAGGTTTCTGAGTTCTTCAGAAAGGGCAATGACTG GTTTTGCAAAGCTGGATTGCCGAGTGATATTACCGTTGTGGTGGATGGTGTAAGCTTTCATCTTCATAAG TTTCCACTCATATCAAAATGTGGGAAGATAGCACGTGTATATGAAGAGTCAGAAAGGAAACATGAGAAGATTTTCAGTACAGTTCTTGAGGATTTCCCTGGCGGCCCTGACGTGTTCCTGATCGCAGCTAAATTCTGCTATGGTATGCGGGTGGAATTGACTTCTAGAAACATAGTAATGGTGTACTGTGCAGCGGATTACCTTGAAATGATAGACGAGTTTGGAGACGAAAACTTACTCTCGAGGTCAGAGAGTTTTTTCTATAAGCATATACTTCACAACTGGAAAGATTGTATCTTGGCTCTTCAAAGTTCTGAGCCTGTGTTCCAAAGGGCAGAAAAGCTTCGCATAATAAACAGATGTGTAAATGCTTTATCAGTGATGGTTTGCACAGATCCTAGTTTATTTGGATGGCCGATGATGATGTATGGTAGCTTACAGAGTCCTGGTGGAAGCATCCTTTGGAATGGAATTAATACTGGAGCAAGGATCCGAAGCTCTGAGTCTGATTGGTGGTTTGAAGACATCTCATACCTCAGTGTGAGTTTGTTTGAGAGACTTATCAAGGCAATGGAAATGAAGGGTATAAGACCTGAAAACATCGTAGGCGCTGTAATGCACTATACCAGAAAATACCTACCTGGCCTAGGTAGATGGCTGGGTGGACAACATGGTATACCCAGGACAGTTACAAGTTTTAGTTTTGCACCTATTGCCCTTGATCAAAGGGTAGTTTTAGAAAGCATTGAAAAACTTCTTCCCCAGAAGAAGGGTAAATCATTTTGCCGGTTTTTGCTAGGACTTCTTCGTGTTGCATTAATATTGGGGGTCAGTCAAACCTGCAAGGACTCTCTGGAGAAGAGAATAGGGAGGCAACTGGAATTTGCAACTTTAGATGGTCTTCTGATCCCCACATATTCAGATGCTGAGACATTGTATGATACTGACACTGTTCAGCGGATAATCCAACATTTCATGTCATCAGAATTGAAAGTTACACCATTTTCTCCAGCATCAGTTGAACTGGAAATATCTCCATCATCCGAACCATTAAGGTTAGTTGCAAAGcagattgatagctacattgCGGAGGTCGCATCAGATGTAACTCTAAAGCCTGGAAAGATACGCTCTCTTGCAGAGGCTCTTCCAGAATCTTCAAGAACTTTGCATGATGGGCTGTATAGGTCACTTGATATATACTTCAAG GCACATCCTTGGCTCTCAGATAAGGAGAAGGAAGAACTTTGCAACATCATTGACTTCCAGAAACTCTCTATTGATGCATATGCCCATGCATCCCAAAATGATAGGTTGCCGCTTAGAGTTGTTCTTCAAGTCCTGTTCTTCGAGCAGATGCATTTGAGAACTGCTCTAGCTGGTCATTTGAATGTCTTAGAAACTGAAAGTGCCCCTGCAGGTCCTGCTATTGCCCAAGGTGACATGGCTGGCCAGATTATACAGAGGGATGGGTGGGTGAATATGGTGCGTGAGAACCGGGTTTTAAAGGTGGATATGGACAAAATGAGATCTAGAGTTGGTGAGCTTGAACAAGAATTTAGTAAAATAAAGCAAGAGATGAAAAAGGTGACCAAATCACATAGTTCAATCAGTTCGCCTCATGTGGTTGCCAGGAGAATTGGTTGCAATCTTCTTTCGCGACCTTCAGATGCGAAACTAGATACCATTGGAAGTACTGGGCCCTCCCCAAGAGCATCAGTTGAGCAGGGGCGTTTTTCCTGCCATTCTAGACACAATAAAAGTTTCTCATTGTTCTGA